In Desulfovulcanus ferrireducens, the DNA window TGGCTGCCACGACCAACATGACAGGCGTGGGCGCTTTGCCCATCTGGTGAGCACGTTTTATGGTATTGATATAGAGCCTGGGGTCTACAGGAACAAAGGACTTGATTTAGCTTGTCGCGGTGATGTGTGTCATATCCCATTTAGAGACAAAATGTTTGATGTGGTTTACGCTGACTATGTAATGGAACACGTAGAGCGGCCGGATAAGGCTTTTTCGGAGGTATACCGTGTTCTTAAGCCAGGTGGCCATTTTGTCTTTCGCACCCCTAATTTTAAACACTATGTTCCCTTGGTGGCGAAAATGGCGCAAGGACGAATTTACAGAGCACTGTTGCGCCTGAGCGGTCGGGATGAGCAGGATTCTTTTCCGACCTATTTTCGAGCTAATACGCACCATCGTTTAGTTAAGTTGGCATACGATAGTGGTTTTAGAGTCGTTGGTATTCAATTTGCCGATGGAGGACCTTTTTATCTTAAAAATTTTCTACCACTCTACACCCTTGGAATCTTGCATCAATGGTGTGTAAATAAGATCTCTTGTTTGAATCAATTTTGCGGGAATATCATAGGAACTTTCGTACGACCAGGGATAAAAGAAGAGGGACTATAGGTTTGAAGTAGTGTTGTTAAATCAGAAATTTTATAGTCTCTATCTAAGTCGCCTGAGCTAAGGAACTCTAACGTGGTCAAATCTGCCAAACAAAAAATCATTGAGAATTACTATGAAACAACCTCAGCGAGGTCCGGAAGTGGAAACACAGCCTATTATGAGCGTTGTGCCTCTCATCTGGCTCGCCGCTTGCAGAGGTGGCTTCCGAAAGATCCGGAGTGCACGGTCTTGGACCTCGGATGTGGCCGTGGAGAATTGCTATACTTGTTGGAAAAACGCGGTTTTAATAATCTGACCGGTGTAAATCTCAGCAAAAAGGAACTTGAGCAAACCCGAAGATATACGAAAGCGGCGTACTATTGCCAAGACATATTGACCTTTTTACACGAGACGAAACTGACATTTGATTGGATTGGAGTCCTAAACATCTTAGAGCACCTGGATAGAGACACCCTGCTAAACGTTCTACAGGCCTCGGCCGCCCGATTACGGCCTGGAGGCGTGATTGTCGCCATGGTCCCGAATGCGATATCCCCGTTTGCAGCCGTAACGCGGTTTTGGGACATTACCCATGAATTGTCATTTACTCCTAATAATTTTCGTCAGTTGGCGCATCTATCCGGCCTCTCTCCGTGCATAGAGTTTAGAGAATGCAGCCCAAAGCCCCATGGGTTAAAAA includes these proteins:
- a CDS encoding class I SAM-dependent methyltransferase is translated as MRVSRQALDRWMERHQIGPFDLSYVNTTLAFLEAVEAVLPKGAVVLDLGCGCHDQHDRRGRFAHLVSTFYGIDIEPGVYRNKGLDLACRGDVCHIPFRDKMFDVVYADYVMEHVERPDKAFSEVYRVLKPGGHFVFRTPNFKHYVPLVAKMAQGRIYRALLRLSGRDEQDSFPTYFRANTHHRLVKLAYDSGFRVVGIQFADGGPFYLKNFLPLYTLGILHQWCVNKISCLNQFCGNIIGTFVRPGIKEEGL
- a CDS encoding class I SAM-dependent methyltransferase; the protein is MVKSAKQKIIENYYETTSARSGSGNTAYYERCASHLARRLQRWLPKDPECTVLDLGCGRGELLYLLEKRGFNNLTGVNLSKKELEQTRRYTKAAYYCQDILTFLHETKLTFDWIGVLNILEHLDRDTLLNVLQASAARLRPGGVIVAMVPNAISPFAAVTRFWDITHELSFTPNNFRQLAHLSGLSPCIEFRECSPKPHGLKSLIRWMGWQCIRGLIRSYLLIETGDSKGGIYTMDMLVRLHVAEDYAVGKCTTLS